From Triticum aestivum cultivar Chinese Spring chromosome 4A, IWGSC CS RefSeq v2.1, whole genome shotgun sequence, a single genomic window includes:
- the LOC123085385 gene encoding uncharacterized protein, protein MGKEFGSMEEFWGFYLGQHSKPATRRWHFAGTLASLVCALLAAATGRAALLVACPVLGYGMAWYSHFFVEGNRPATFGHPVWSFLCDYRMFALILTGRIDAELARLRVHPRLASD, encoded by the coding sequence ATGGGGAAGGAGTTCGGGAGCATGGAGGAGTTCTGGGGGTTCTACCTGGGCCAGCACTCGAAGCCGGCGACGCGGCGCTGGCACTTCGCCGGCACGCTCGCCTCGCTGGTGTGCGCGCTGCTGGCGGCCGCCACCGGCCGCGCCGCGCTCCTGGTGGCCTGCCCTGTGCTCGGCTACGGCATGGCCTGGTACAGCCACTTCTTCGTGGAGGGCAACCGGCCGGCCACCTTCGGTCACCCCGTCTGGTCCTTCCTCTGCGACTACCGCATGTTCGCCCTCATCCTCACCGGCCGCATCGACGCCGAGCTCGCCCGCCTCCGCGTCCACCCGCGCCTCGCCTCCGACTGA
- the LOC123085384 gene encoding uncharacterized protein isoform X1, whose product MSRPSRSDAHLSPVDEAVRVDEVRGYYDGAAPKRHSKPSRSDHSAVYTDALAGPGADGSHPELDKFQDLEAHSEKLVCEGGKAGEEFVETEYYKDLGCVGKQHHTAAELNRGRWTWCRLARASSRWTGPPAPRSSSPRTRMRRSAMLPPRETPPQTSGSRQLTRCIRRSQTSPTEATAEPGNGLHSTANMIRCV is encoded by the exons ATGTCGAGGCCGAGCAGGAGCGACGCGCACCTGTCCCCGGTGGACGAGGCGGTGAGGGTGGACGAGGTGCGGGGGTACTATGACGGCGCGGCGCCCAAGCGCCACTCCAAGCCCTCCCGCAGCGACCACTCCGCCGTGTACACCGACGCGCTCGCCGGCCCCGGCGCCGACGGCTCCCACCCCGAGCTCGACAAGTTCCAGGACCTGGAAGCCCACTCCGAG AAACTGGTGTGCGAGGGCGGGAAGGCGGGCGAGGAGTTCGTGGAGACGGAGTACTACAAGGACCTCGGCTGCGTCGGCAAGCAGCATCACACG GCCGCTGAGCTGAATCGTGGTCGATGGACGTGGTGCAGACTGGCACGGGCTTCATCAAGGTGGACAGGCCCGCCGGCGCCTCGTTCGAGCTCTCCGAGGACCCGGATGCGACGGAGCGCCATGCTTCCTCCAAGGGAAACCCCGCCACAAACGAGTGGATCCCGTCAGCTGACACG GTGTATCAGGAGGAGTCAGACAAGCCCAACAGAAGCGACAGCTGAGCCGGGCAATGGTCTACACTCTACAGCCAACATGATCAGATGCGTGTGA
- the LOC123085384 gene encoding uncharacterized protein isoform X2: MSRPSRSDAHLSPVDEAVRVDEVRGYYDGAAPKRHSKPSRSDHSAVYTDALAGPGADGSHPELDKFQDLEAHSEKLVCEGGKAGEEFVETEYYKDLGCVGKQHHTTGTGFIKVDRPAGASFELSEDPDATERHASSKGNPATNEWIPSADTVYQEESDKPNRSDS, encoded by the exons ATGTCGAGGCCGAGCAGGAGCGACGCGCACCTGTCCCCGGTGGACGAGGCGGTGAGGGTGGACGAGGTGCGGGGGTACTATGACGGCGCGGCGCCCAAGCGCCACTCCAAGCCCTCCCGCAGCGACCACTCCGCCGTGTACACCGACGCGCTCGCCGGCCCCGGCGCCGACGGCTCCCACCCCGAGCTCGACAAGTTCCAGGACCTGGAAGCCCACTCCGAG AAACTGGTGTGCGAGGGCGGGAAGGCGGGCGAGGAGTTCGTGGAGACGGAGTACTACAAGGACCTCGGCTGCGTCGGCAAGCAGCATCACACG ACTGGCACGGGCTTCATCAAGGTGGACAGGCCCGCCGGCGCCTCGTTCGAGCTCTCCGAGGACCCGGATGCGACGGAGCGCCATGCTTCCTCCAAGGGAAACCCCGCCACAAACGAGTGGATCCCGTCAGCTGACACG GTGTATCAGGAGGAGTCAGACAAGCCCAACAGAAGCGACAGCTGA